Genomic window (Helianthus annuus cultivar XRQ/B chromosome 3, HanXRQr2.0-SUNRISE, whole genome shotgun sequence):
ATATACATTTTTATAAGTACGATTTATCAAATAAAAATAACCCTAATTTGTTTAATTTATATGCAATTTGCTCAGGTTAATTTGATTATTAAACTGACATTATGTGAAAGTTAATTATTGATAGAAGTGTGACATAAGCGATGACGAAGAAAATTGTCTCAATTAAAGGCTCACGTAATCGGTTACGTTCTGGTGATGGTCAACACAAGGGTCCACGGTGGAAGTGGTTGCTTATGTGCTACAAGCTTCTTTAGCTCGGCTCGCCGGCATTTGGAAAGAAGGTTGGTGAATGATAACAGTTTTGTGCTAGAGTGGTGCAAATGGATCCCAATAAAATGTGACGTTTTTTCGTGGAGAGCGGAAATGGGCAGAATTCCCACCGCGGATGCTTTACGAATGAGAGGGATTTCGGTTGGTGATGGCTTGTGCCCTCTTTGTCGGTCGGAGGAGGAGACTTCTGTCCACCTGTTCACTTCTTGTCTGGTTGCTTCGGTTCTATGGCAGAAGGTGAGTTCCTGGTGCCGTATGCCCCCTATTTTCGCTTTCTCGGTCCGTGACTTGCTGGATGTTCACAAAACTGGTTCTCACAAGGCTGAAGCAAAGAAGAGGATTCAGGGCATCATTCGGGTAGCCTGTTGGAGTATTTGGTTGGCGCGTAACAATGCTATTTTTTCGGGAAAAGAGGTTAAGGTAGAAGAGATATTTAGCGATGTTAGATCTTTGGGATTTTTATGGTATAAACATAGAATCAGGAACAACCCGATCTCGTGGTCGGATTGGTGtaattttgtaattatttagtgtTGTTTTGGTTCCCGGCTCGGTCTTCGAGCTCGGGTGTTTTGTGAATGAAGttaacctttcaaaaaaaaaaaaaaaaaaaaaaaaaaaaaaatgtgctACAAGCTTCTGGTCTCCACGCATTAATGATTAGATTCAACGATACTTCCGCCGCCGGCCCCATCATTTGTTCACAAGCCACAAACAAACACACTCTACTTCACTCCTATTGTTTTTAACGCTATTATAGTATACGTGTTTTGCTTTTTGACCCCAAAATAGACTAAAGACTTGGCTTTACGTAATAGTATTTCGCCGTTTCGGTTTGGCACATAAACCGGTTCGTTCGAACCAAGGTGACTATTTGTTTTGACCGGACATTCAGTAAGTGCTCAAATGAATTGGTTTTTGGGTTGTTGCGACTGCGATAAGCATTCGGATCTCTAAGATACGAGTTACTGATCCACTAACACCAACATAGTTTGGATTAATATGAGTCATAAATAATGCTTGACATATACATTGGCAACGATTACAACCTTAACTATACTTACGGGTTGACACGTGCACGTGGCTTAAAAACCACACTTTACACTTGTTTCAATATTTCACATGGAACAACCGTGGCATGCCTTATGATGCGACTACACTAGACGTCATTAATAACTATCTAAAGTAGGGTGACAAGACTCCCCACGATAAGAGATTCACCTACTTATTATTTACCGGAGAAAATAGTCCGTTacttaaaccaaaaccaaagttttGAAATAGGTGTCTTTGTTTTTGAAGATACAATTTTGTTTTGAgacttttttaattaattaaataaagtaAATCTTAATTAACTAATACATTAAATAAAGTAAATCTTACTTATGAATCATTAGAAAGACACATATAATTATGTGTTGGCAAACATCATTGCTTACTAAACAGGTCGCATCGTTTTACCACATTAGCCACCCAAACCAAAACCATACTCACTAGTCACTAACCAAATGTTACTCCGAACCTTCCAATCACACGTAAAAAAAATgtatttgattattttattacaGATGTTAatgttatttataaacaaaaaacCTAGACATCCATCCCCACAGCCTCTAATGGCATCACCATCACTAAAAGGACCACCTCCACCATTATCATTATTCCTTTcaatgtgattgtattatttatttatttattaccaTTGATAAAGTCAACAAACACATGATGGATTTATTATATTTCATTGGTGGGCTTAGACCATAGGGTCTGGTGAGGTTAGTACCCAAAGAGATCACCCGTCACGTAGGCGTCACCTCACCAAAGGTGGTGGAGCATCCCCTTGGGGACTACCCAATAGTGTGGAAGACTACCTAACCCCACAATAAAAatcaatataatataatatataaataaagggGGAGAGAGAGAAGTCAGAGGGGCCCACTTGCACAGCCAATCAACAAGCCCGTCTCCTCCGTCTTCCTTCCGACGTTGGCGACGCAACGGGCCACAAGGGGCCGGTGTGGGACGATCCACCGGGACGGCGCCGATCCGAGGACGAGGCCCGTACCCCATGGTCTTATAACCCCACCATCGAAAGTGTTGTTGTTGTCGACCGAAAGCCttgatttatttattatattCTAAAATAATACCAGTTCCTATatcataatatatattttttcgtATATGATTTCGAAAAGGTATAAAATCATATAATATTGAGAGCTAAAGGAGATTTTGAATAAAGGAGAAAGAGTCGAATGCGAATCAAACATAGTCAAACTTTCTATTCCTTCACTAACATCTTTAGTAGCTTGAAACCGTGTTAGAACATTCTTGTGGAGAACTTCAGCCTCTTGAAACTACGTAGCTTTTGGACTTGACATCATCGTTAGAGATATAAGTTAAGAAAAAACACTTACGGGAATACATGAAACATCTCGGACAGGCATAGGAGTTTGGACCGGGGTATGGGATTCACTAAAAAAATCACGGGTTTGAGTACGGGTATGATATCAGGTAATACCCGACCCTAGTGTATGAAATTATATACCCGAATGATTtcaattttcattttcttttaacaCTTGTCTTCACTTTTGTATCTTCAGTATGTGAAAagctaaagtttttttttttataacggaAAACACACACTTTCTTAGAATCCATCTAATATAGGGATGACAATCAAATGTGAACCTAATTGGTAAATCCGAAACCTAACACATTTGAAACGGGTTTGGGCTTGGTAATCGGGTATGGGACTGGGCATGGgagtagtttttatttttttagcggttttttgatgggtttgggatttttgatatacccgtttacccgacccaattacccgacaAAGTGTACCCGTCTACCCAATTGTATACccgatatatttttttttttattttttaaaataagtATGTATATGATATATCCATTTTCTATTTCTTTTTTTATTAAGGCAACTCGAAAGTCACCTAAAGCCCAAATCCCCAACGATTAGGCGATAATACTCCTTGTGGTATACACTTTCTTTTTGTAATCTTTTGGTGTAACTTTTTTTAAAGAGAAAATTACCAGCATAGCCGTTTGACCAAGCCAATTTCGAAAATGGCCATTTGACCGGGCATAATGCACCCTCCCATGAAAGTGAACTCCCATAATTATGCACCTTCAATCCAACCATCAGCTAGCCGACACGTGTCCATGCTGCCTGAAACGGCTTTATGCCGCCACGCCTGGCAGCCGAGCCGCTTCCCCCCCAAGCCAAGCCGCTTCGCCGAATGCCTGATTTATGCCGCTTTGAGGACTGCCAAGCCGAGCCGCTTCATGATAAAGCCGAGCCGCTTTACCCCATTCCAAGCCGCTATAGTCTGAATTTAAGCCGCTTTACCCCCCAAGCCGCTATAACCTGTGCTCAAGCCGTTTCATCCAACATCCAAGCCGCTACACCCCGGATACGAGCCGCTTCAGCTTCCCGCCAAGCCGTCTAAACCTATGGCCAAGCCGTTTCAACCTGGTCAAGCCGTTTCATCCACATCCAAGCCGCTAcacatgtttttttatttataatttcgtatgtatatatatatacatctgTTTTTTGTCTTTTACACACATCTGTGTTTTGTCTTCTCGTTATCTTTGTAGTAATACATTGTTTGGTCACGTTTAGTATAACTCATGGGTGTTAAGTGTGTGATATACATCGGGGGTAAGTGGGAGGTTGTTAACGGGAACATCGAGTATGTTGCCGGTCACGATTGTATTATTAGACGTGGTTTAGAAGTTGAAACTACTTTTTCCTACATCACTTTTTTAAGTTATATTCGAAAGATGTGTGATATTCAAAATATTACTCGGATATCCTACCGGATGTCTTCGTTTACAGATCCGATAGATATAATGAATGATAATGATGttgtttttttctttaatttggcTAATAGTAAACCATTTGAATTATTTCAGTTATATGTCATTCAAGAACCCGGTGTTGAGTCTTCTGATTGCGCATTTTTAAACAATTTCAAAGTTCCTGATTTGAATTTATCTTTTGATGATAGTGATAAAAAAATTAATGAAAACTGTACCCAATTATATTTACCGAGTAATACCCAAGGCATATCTTCTATTGTGTTTGAGCCAGGCCACATTTTTAATAGCAAAGAGGAAATGAAACTTGAATTGGGTAAAAAATGTTTGATAGAACGATTTGAGTTTAAAGTTGATAGATCGTCTAAATCACGGTACGAAGTGTCATGTTTTGTTGATGGTTGTGAGTGGCGTTTTAGGGCATACAGCTTTGCTGGTGATAGCGCATTTTACGTTAAATATTTTAACGATAAACACACTTGTTCAAAGACGCTCACACACCCACATTTTCGTCAGGCAAACCCCCAAGTTGTGGGTCATTATTTAGTGCCTCAATTAAAAGACGGTGGTCGAATTTATCGCGGAACCGAGATAAAGTCCGATTTTAAACAAAATTTAGGAATTGATATTAGTTACATGCAAGCATGGCGTGGAAAATGTCATGCTTTAGAACTCTTGCAAGGTACAAGCAGAGATTCTTTTGCCGAACTCCCAATCTATTGTTACAATTTGGAGCGGGCGAATCCGGGAACCGTGACTCACATTTGGGTTGACGACGAGAGTCGATTTGAAATGGTATTTGTGGCTATTGGTGCAGCGGTAAGTCGGCATGGAccttaataatattttttttatcttaaaATATGATGGTCATTCACTGATTTTTTTTTCAGGTTCGTAGTTTTATGCGTAATTTAAGACCTGTTATTATTATAGACGCTGCCCATTTGAAGGGTGAATTTAAAGGAACATTGTTTTTAGCAGTTGGCATGGACGGAAATAACCAGATTTTACCAATTGCCTATGGAATAGGCAAATCAGAGGATGGTGCTTCTTGGACATGGTTCCTCTCAAAGCTTAAAGGTTGTGTTGGTGAAATTCCAGATATGGCGATCATATCGGATAGGGCCAATTCAATACATTTAGCTGTAAGCAACGTGTTTCCACACGCTTATCATGGTCTCTGCTGTCGACATTTAATGGTGAACTTAAGTTTACCGTCGAATAAAAAAAAGGAATACCAGAGCCTCTGGTGGAAGACCTGTAAATCTTACCGGTTGTCTGATTTTAATGAGGCTTTCCACACTCTATGTCTTGCAGTTCCTAGAATACGGAACACTTTAATAAGTATCGGGTTTGGACGGTGGGCAAGAGCGCATTGTCCCGGCAATCGATATCATTATATGACATCTAACAGTGCAGAGTCAATTAACGCTTTGTCTAAAGACTATCGTAAATTGCCAGTAACCCAACTTATTGAATTTTTCCGTCAATCTGTTCAAAAATGGTTCTATGATCGTCGGCTGGAGGGAATTAAGGAAAGACATGAGCTTACCCAGTGGGCTCAAAAAAAAATTGCAAAGAAAATTGATGGGTCTAGAACTTGGACTGCCGCTGGTGTAGGGTTGAACACCTTTGATGTTGACGACAGGAAAAAACGTGGTTTTGTAAATTTTTACGATCGAACATGTAGTTGCCGTGTTTGGCAAGTTTCTGGACTACCCTGTGGGCACGTGATTGCTGTATCCAAATTCTTAGGTGAAACTGACTGCAGTCATTATGCTTTCCGATGTTATTCCAATGAAGTGTATAAAAAAACATACGAGGAAGCGATTAATCCTCTTCCTCATAAATCTGAATGGGAGATACCAGAAGATCTTATAAATGTTCGCCCCCCGCATATGACAAAACGTCAGTCGGGCCGTCCGCGAGCAAACAACAGAATCTTGTCTCGAGGGGAAGAACCCACGCCTCTATATTGTGGTAGGTGTAAGACACATGGACACCATCGTGACGTTTGTTCAGCCCCAATCCCATCGCAACAACGTTCGCGTAAAGGCAAGGAAACCGTTGCTCACGAAGACCCAGGAAAT
Coding sequences:
- the LOC110932116 gene encoding uncharacterized protein LOC110932116, with translation MVNTRVHGGSGCLCATSFFSSARRHLERRLVNDNSFVLEWCKWIPIKCDVFSWRAEMGRIPTADALRMRGISVGDGLCPLCRSEEETSVHLFTSCLVASVLWQKVSSWCRMPPIFAFSVRDLLDVHKTGSHKAEAKKRIQGIIRVACWSIWLARNNAIFSGKEVKVEEIFSDVRSLGFLWYKHRIRNNPISWSDWCNFVII
- the LOC110932115 gene encoding uncharacterized protein LOC110932115, with translation MGVKCVIYIGGKWEVVNGNIEYVAGHDCIIRRGLEVETTFSYITFLSYIRKMCDIQNITRISYRMSSFTDPIDIMNDNDVVFFFNLANSKPFELFQLYVIQEPGVESSDCAFLNNFKVPDLNLSFDDSDKKINENCTQLYLPSNTQGISSIVFEPGHIFNSKEEMKLELGKKCLIERFEFKVDRSSKSRYEVSCFVDGCEWRFRAYSFAGDSAFYVKYFNDKHTCSKTLTHPHFRQANPQVVGHYLVPQLKDGGRIYRGTEIKSDFKQNLGIDISYMQAWRGKCHALELLQGTSRDSFAELPIYCYNLERANPGTVTHIWVDDESRFEMVFVAIGAAVRSFMRNLRPVIIIDAAHLKGEFKGTLFLAVGMDGNNQILPIAYGIGKSEDGASWTWFLSKLKGCVGEIPDMAIISDRANSIHLAVSNVFPHAYHGLCCRHLMVNLSLPSNKKKEYQSLWWKTCKSYRLSDFNEAFHTLCLAVPRIRNTLISIGFGRWARAHCPGNRYHYMTSNSAESINALSKDYRKLPVTQLIEFFRQSVQKWFYDRRLEGIKERHELTQWAQKKIAKKIDGSRTWTAAGVGLNTFDVDDRKKRGFVNFYDRTCSCRVWQVSGLPCGHVIAVSKFLGETDCSHYAFRCYSNEVYKKTYEEAINPLPHKSEWEIPEDLINVRPPHMTKRQSGRPRANNRILSRGEEPTPLYCGRCKTHGHHRDVCSAPIPSQQRSRKGKETVAHEDPGNNPSDNYFPSYNLGDF